The Paracholeplasma brassicae genome contains a region encoding:
- a CDS encoding NAD(P)-dependent oxidoreductase — MKIAFIGSGVMGYPMITHLINAGHELTVYNRSKEKTKGLETKATIANNLISAVKDAQVVFSIVGYPTDVKEIYETIIPNVKKGTILVDMTTSSPTLAINLAKKAEAYELSMFDAPVTGGDLGAKNQTLSIMVGGDKNAFDVVLPLLTVLGKTITYMGKSGSGQHMKLSNQITIAGNIAGIAEGLTYARVQGLDLNSAYQVITNGSASSWQAVNNGLKMIKDDYTPGFYIKHFLKDLNLAIEEKKDLDLPILTTVRNIYDQLSKDYYDEGTQAIIAYYLKKQI, encoded by the coding sequence ATGAAGATAGCATTTATCGGTAGTGGTGTCATGGGGTATCCTATGATCACACATTTAATTAACGCCGGACACGAACTAACTGTTTATAACCGGTCAAAAGAAAAAACAAAGGGCTTAGAAACGAAAGCAACGATTGCAAATAATCTCATCTCTGCGGTAAAAGACGCTCAAGTTGTATTTTCCATTGTGGGTTATCCAACGGACGTTAAAGAGATTTACGAAACCATCATTCCAAACGTAAAAAAGGGCACTATTTTAGTTGACATGACCACCTCTAGTCCAACGTTAGCCATTAATCTTGCAAAAAAAGCCGAAGCCTATGAACTTAGTATGTTCGATGCACCGGTGACTGGTGGTGACTTGGGGGCAAAAAATCAAACCCTTTCGATTATGGTCGGTGGCGATAAAAATGCATTTGATGTGGTTCTACCCTTATTAACTGTCCTTGGGAAAACCATCACTTATATGGGTAAATCGGGTAGTGGCCAACACATGAAACTGTCCAATCAAATCACAATCGCGGGAAACATCGCTGGGATTGCTGAAGGGTTAACCTATGCACGTGTTCAAGGCTTAGATTTAAACAGTGCTTATCAAGTGATCACCAACGGTTCTGCCTCAAGCTGGCAAGCCGTCAATAATGGATTAAAAATGATCAAAGACGATTACACCCCCGGTTTTTACATCAAACACTTTTTAAAAGATTTAAACCTTGCGATTGAAGAAAAGAAAGATTTGGATTTACCAATACTAACGACGGTAAGAAACATCTATGATCAACTATCAAAAGACTACTATGATGAGGGTACGCAAGCAATTATAGCTTACTACTTAAAAAAACAAATCTAG
- a CDS encoding sensor domain-containing diguanylate cyclase, translating into MDQNNKRIKELQDEVQSLKTIIKQMIDDNHSFESLDFGWTGNLGRWYWNYQTNEVTFNPLKVMALGYVYEEIPKQVDYQFFTEKLHEDDYERVMSNMLEHLQGKRDAYEVEYRIKKRDGSYLWFYDRGVVTKRDEKNRPLLMAGIVFDITKKKEIEEELKAKNKYLEELAIKDPLTGICNHRSLYSQLNHLLTGKKVFDTLAVVMLDLDNFKKVNDTKGHVFGDEVLKQFSSIVLKHIPNSSVFGRYGGEEFMLICLNQTSDEILNCCNRIREEFKNYYLTETINISVSGGIEFYDNQTLYQLIDNADQKLYVAKRNGKDQFII; encoded by the coding sequence ATGGATCAAAATAATAAACGTATCAAAGAACTTCAAGATGAGGTTCAGTCATTAAAAACAATCATCAAACAAATGATCGATGATAATCATTCATTCGAATCACTCGATTTTGGCTGGACTGGTAACTTGGGTCGCTGGTACTGGAATTATCAAACCAATGAGGTCACGTTTAATCCATTAAAAGTGATGGCACTTGGCTATGTTTACGAAGAAATTCCAAAACAGGTCGACTACCAATTTTTCACCGAAAAGCTACACGAGGATGACTATGAACGTGTGATGTCAAATATGTTAGAACACCTTCAAGGAAAAAGAGACGCTTACGAGGTTGAATACCGTATTAAAAAAAGGGATGGGTCTTACCTTTGGTTTTATGATCGTGGCGTTGTAACCAAGCGAGATGAGAAAAACAGACCCTTGCTGATGGCTGGTATCGTCTTTGACATCACAAAGAAAAAAGAAATTGAAGAAGAATTAAAAGCAAAAAACAAATATTTAGAAGAATTAGCAATCAAGGATCCATTGACGGGGATTTGTAATCACCGATCGCTTTATAGTCAACTAAATCATCTTCTTACGGGAAAAAAAGTATTTGATACACTTGCGGTGGTGATGCTTGATCTTGATAATTTTAAGAAGGTGAATGACACAAAAGGTCACGTTTTTGGTGATGAAGTGTTAAAACAGTTTTCATCTATTGTCTTAAAACACATCCCCAACTCATCGGTGTTTGGACGTTATGGTGGTGAGGAGTTTATGCTTATTTGCTTAAATCAGACAAGCGATGAAATCCTAAACTGTTGTAATCGAATTAGAGAAGAATTTAAGAATTACTATTTAACAGAAACAATCAACATTAGTGTCAGTGGGGGAATAGAGTTTTATGACAATCAAACTTTATATCAACTAATTGATAACGCTGATCAAAAGCTCTACGTTGCTAAACGTAACGGAAAAGATCAATTCATCATTTAA
- a CDS encoding methylated-DNA--[protein]-cysteine S-methyltransferase → MKTPIGNLEIIVEHNNIILISLVKEALKSDSLRLEERIKDEFSRYFDGNLKAFSLPYKLDVSQFRKTVLEMTRAIAYGKTTTYLELSINAFNHNKARAVGQALNKNPLMILIPCHRVIGKNQQLIGYNGGIEVKSYLINLEKQHS, encoded by the coding sequence TTGAAGACGCCCATCGGTAACTTAGAAATCATTGTTGAACACAATAACATTATCTTAATATCACTTGTTAAAGAGGCTCTTAAATCAGATTCGTTAAGGTTAGAAGAACGGATCAAAGACGAATTTAGTCGCTACTTTGATGGAAATCTTAAAGCATTTAGCCTACCTTACAAACTCGATGTAAGCCAGTTTAGAAAGACCGTCTTAGAAATGACAAGAGCGATTGCCTACGGGAAAACAACCACCTATTTGGAGTTATCAATCAATGCGTTTAATCATAATAAGGCTAGAGCGGTTGGACAGGCGTTAAATAAGAATCCATTGATGATTCTAATTCCGTGTCACCGTGTGATTGGCAAAAATCAACAATTGATTGGTTATAACGGTGGAATTGAAGTCAAATCCTATTTAATTAATCTAGAAAAACAGCATTCGTAA
- a CDS encoding MetQ/NlpA family ABC transporter substrate-binding protein, whose protein sequence is MKKFVLIVLTIVSITLLTGCQKDDPSVIKVGASPLPHAAILEQAKPLLKEKGYTLEIIEFSDYVLPNVALTNNEIIANFFQHEPYLNRYNNENNTSIVKAASIHIEPIGIYSKVYESLTEVKEGDTVLMSNSLSDQGRLLNLLVEAGLITLKQGVKPFDATLDDIDQNLKNLDIKATIAPEMLGLAYQNNEAELILINTNFALNINLSPSKDALILELANQTNPYSNILAVNESDLDDPRVIALIEVLKSLEIQAWIEEEFEGNVVPVIN, encoded by the coding sequence ATGAAAAAATTCGTATTAATTGTATTAACAATTGTTTCAATCACACTACTGACTGGCTGCCAAAAAGATGACCCATCAGTGATCAAAGTTGGCGCTTCACCATTACCGCACGCGGCAATATTAGAACAAGCAAAACCCTTATTAAAAGAAAAAGGCTATACCTTAGAGATTATTGAATTTTCTGACTATGTTTTACCAAACGTTGCGTTAACGAATAATGAGATCATTGCCAATTTCTTTCAACATGAACCCTATTTAAATCGGTACAATAATGAAAACAACACATCGATCGTTAAGGCAGCTTCAATACACATTGAACCCATTGGTATCTATTCTAAAGTTTATGAGTCCTTAACAGAGGTAAAAGAAGGCGATACGGTATTAATGAGTAATTCACTATCAGACCAAGGACGATTATTAAATCTTTTAGTAGAAGCGGGCTTAATTACTCTCAAACAAGGCGTAAAACCATTTGATGCAACGTTAGATGACATCGATCAAAATCTTAAAAATCTCGATATAAAAGCAACCATCGCACCAGAAATGTTAGGGCTTGCTTATCAAAATAACGAAGCTGAATTGATCTTGATTAACACCAATTTTGCGTTAAATATCAATTTATCCCCTTCAAAGGACGCGCTTATTTTAGAGTTAGCGAATCAAACAAATCCATACAGTAACATCTTAGCGGTCAACGAATCTGACCTTGATGACCCACGCGTCATCGCGTTAATTGAAGTGTTAAAATCCTTAGAAATCCAAGCGTGGATTGAAGAAGAATTTGAAGGCAATGTGGTTCCAGTTATTAACTAA
- a CDS encoding methionine ABC transporter permease, producing MFDNVRFDLLQDALIDTIYMTFVTLIFVLVFGFLIGYVLYLTESKKGILKVVHQLLVFLTNIARSIPFLILMILIMPLTKQIIGTILGSSAAIPALVISATPFYARLVYQSLREIPKSIIEMLESLGKTTTQMTPILLKESLPGLISGLVITSVTLIGFTSISGVIGAGGLGHLAYQSGFVKNDQTMILLSTLTVLALVFLIQGIGDFVVKKIDKRL from the coding sequence ATGTTTGATAACGTCAGATTTGATTTACTTCAAGACGCTTTGATTGACACCATCTACATGACGTTTGTGACCTTAATCTTTGTATTAGTGTTTGGCTTTTTAATAGGCTATGTGTTGTATTTGACGGAGTCAAAGAAAGGCATTTTAAAGGTGGTTCATCAACTGTTGGTTTTTCTCACAAACATTGCAAGAAGTATTCCTTTTTTGATTCTGATGATTCTAATCATGCCATTAACCAAACAAATCATCGGCACCATTTTAGGCTCAAGTGCTGCAATCCCAGCGCTTGTGATTTCGGCAACCCCTTTCTACGCTAGATTGGTTTACCAATCGTTAAGAGAAATCCCGAAGTCCATCATAGAGATGTTAGAATCTCTAGGAAAAACGACCACACAAATGACGCCTATTTTACTTAAAGAATCATTACCTGGATTGATTTCAGGTTTAGTAATTACCTCAGTTACCTTAATTGGGTTTACCTCAATTTCAGGGGTGATTGGGGCAGGTGGGCTTGGCCACCTAGCCTATCAAAGTGGCTTTGTAAAAAATGATCAAACCATGATATTATTATCAACACTTACGGTGTTAGCACTGGTATTTTTAATCCAAGGTATCGGTGATTTCGTCGTAAAAAAAATAGATAAGCGATTATAG
- a CDS encoding NIL domain-containing protein — protein MLKVVGLEGFENRYPKTLSGGQMQRVAIARALMNEPDYLLCDEITSSLDQETAYQILDLLKQINQQMNLTILFVSHDIDAVKYICSDVCVIEDKHVIESGKTIDLALNHQSSVSKRFLNHFDDRFLDKVTEDVYEVYFLNEINYPLISQVSKKHLVDISILYAKISEINHQSVGYLLITVSGKHKLKAIADLKEKVSVNLYV, from the coding sequence TTGTTAAAGGTTGTTGGATTAGAAGGGTTTGAAAACAGATACCCTAAAACACTTTCTGGTGGGCAAATGCAACGAGTGGCCATCGCTAGAGCACTCATGAATGAACCTGATTATTTGCTTTGTGATGAAATCACTTCAAGTTTGGATCAAGAAACGGCTTATCAAATTTTGGACTTATTAAAACAAATCAACCAGCAAATGAATTTAACGATTCTATTTGTCTCTCATGACATTGATGCGGTAAAATACATCTGTAGTGATGTTTGTGTCATTGAAGACAAACACGTTATTGAATCAGGAAAGACCATCGACTTGGCATTAAATCATCAATCGAGTGTGTCAAAACGATTTTTAAATCATTTTGATGATCGCTTTTTAGATAAAGTGACAGAAGATGTCTATGAAGTCTATTTTCTAAATGAGATAAACTACCCATTGATTTCTCAAGTGTCTAAAAAGCATCTAGTCGATATCAGCATCTTGTACGCTAAAATCAGTGAGATTAATCATCAATCGGTAGGTTATTTACTGATTACAGTGAGCGGTAAGCATAAATTAAAAGCTATTGCTGATCTTAAAGAGAAAGTGTCGGTGAATCTATATGTTTGA
- a CDS encoding ATP-binding cassette domain-containing protein, translated as MIQLLNVSKKYDDIKILENLNLSVDTGTIYGILGRSGAGKSSLIRMLNGLVKPDSGQILIDNQDLTTLTTLELRKMRKRVSMIFQQFNLLYQQDVLNNVLIGYQGKDLSKIEKTKKGD; from the coding sequence ATGATTCAACTATTAAATGTGTCAAAAAAATACGATGATATCAAGATACTTGAGAATCTGAATCTATCGGTAGACACGGGTACTATTTATGGCATTTTAGGTAGAAGTGGGGCTGGGAAGTCGAGTCTTATTCGAATGCTTAACGGGCTTGTTAAGCCCGATAGTGGACAAATATTGATTGATAATCAAGATTTAACCACATTAACAACGCTTGAACTTAGAAAAATGAGAAAGCGTGTTTCGATGATTTTCCAACAGTTTAACCTGCTTTATCAACAAGATGTATTAAATAATGTGCTAATTGGATACCAAGGCAAAGACTTATCTAAAATCGAAAAAACAAAAAAAGGCGATTAA
- a CDS encoding DUF952 domain-containing protein, giving the protein MYIIVNMKLEDYLSEIDYTYLGERYLTEAGFIHASTPKQFFKVSTRFMNEKMKLICLVIDTNKLESTIKFEQASDKDYYPHIYGRINVEAVYEVFTYEKDEKGLFYPLRGMRSILMKVSNFSLQTIR; this is encoded by the coding sequence ATGTATATCATAGTGAATATGAAGTTAGAAGATTACTTAAGCGAGATTGATTATACGTATTTAGGTGAGCGTTATCTAACAGAAGCAGGTTTCATACACGCATCAACACCCAAACAGTTTTTTAAAGTTTCAACAAGGTTTATGAATGAAAAAATGAAACTAATCTGTTTAGTGATTGATACGAATAAACTCGAATCAACAATTAAATTTGAGCAAGCAAGCGATAAGGATTATTACCCACACATCTATGGAAGAATCAACGTCGAGGCTGTTTACGAGGTGTTTACTTATGAAAAAGATGAAAAAGGTCTTTTTTACCCCCTAAGGGGTATGAGAAGTATTTTAATGAAAGTGAGTAATTTCTCTTTACAAACGATTCGTTAA
- a CDS encoding NAD(P)/FAD-dependent oxidoreductase, producing the protein MFNFTIDKTPKKDLSNDKTYDLIVLGGGPAGLNAALYAKRKNLDVIIVANEIGGQLNNTKDVDNYLGFKAVDASRLIEAFQSHVNTFDVPTLTGVYVKEIQKSDNLFVISLSTGETLSSKTIIYTLGGNPRKLGVKGEKEFQSRGVSYCVTCDGPFFKNKVVAVIGGGNSAVDAAIDLAQIAKQVVLIQRSQLRADQSSVLKLQSLPNVQIHLETDVLSFNGQDVLKSLSLYDKHHESTIELDVDGVFVEIGNIPNSDLASEFVLRNDQKEIITNELQETKTKGFYAAGDVTSMPHKQVIIAASQGAIAALQAAIYINKGE; encoded by the coding sequence ATGTTTAATTTTACCATTGACAAGACACCGAAAAAAGACCTATCAAATGATAAAACTTATGATTTAATTGTCTTAGGCGGCGGTCCGGCCGGCTTAAATGCTGCCCTATACGCCAAAAGAAAAAATCTGGATGTGATCATTGTTGCTAATGAAATTGGCGGACAATTAAATAACACAAAAGATGTCGACAATTACTTAGGCTTTAAAGCCGTTGATGCTTCTAGACTCATTGAAGCGTTTCAATCGCACGTAAATACATTTGATGTGCCTACTTTGACTGGTGTTTATGTTAAAGAAATCCAAAAATCGGATAACCTATTTGTCATTTCACTATCAACTGGTGAAACCCTATCAAGCAAAACCATTATTTATACCTTAGGTGGTAACCCTAGAAAACTAGGGGTTAAAGGTGAAAAAGAATTTCAATCAAGAGGTGTCAGTTACTGTGTAACCTGTGATGGTCCGTTTTTTAAAAACAAAGTGGTCGCGGTCATTGGAGGCGGTAATAGCGCCGTTGATGCAGCCATTGACCTTGCACAAATTGCAAAACAAGTCGTCTTAATACAACGAAGTCAATTAAGAGCTGACCAATCGTCTGTTTTAAAACTACAGTCACTACCTAACGTCCAAATTCATCTTGAAACCGATGTTCTATCATTCAATGGACAAGACGTTTTAAAGTCACTCAGTCTTTATGATAAGCATCACGAGTCAACGATTGAACTAGACGTTGATGGCGTTTTTGTTGAAATTGGAAACATTCCAAACAGCGATTTAGCCAGTGAATTTGTACTGCGAAACGATCAAAAAGAAATTATCACAAACGAATTACAAGAAACCAAAACCAAAGGCTTTTATGCCGCTGGTGATGTGACTTCAATGCCACATAAGCAAGTCATTATTGCCGCTAGCCAAGGCGCTATTGCAGCCCTTCAAGCAGCCATCTACATCAATAAAGGAGAATAA